The Anas acuta chromosome Z, bAnaAcu1.1, whole genome shotgun sequence DNA window CAGCACAACCCAAGAGCCACCATGCCTGGGCCAtcagctccaccaccaccagccaTCTACAGCGCCCtggccctcctgctcctcttcacGCCTCCCGCCAAcgccttctcctgcagccccctgcgcCTCCACAACAGCGCCTTCGCCTGggacagcctccagctcctccgcGACatggctcccagccccacacagccctgcccgCAGCAACACGCGCCTTGCTCCTTCCCGGACACCCTCCTGGACACCAACGACACGCAGCAAGCCGCACACACcgccctccacctcctccaacACCTCTTCGAcaccctcagcagccccagcacccccgcGCACTGGCTCCACACCGCACGCCACGACCTCCTCAACCAGCTTCAGCACCACATCCACCACCTCGAGCGCTGCTTCCCAGCCGACGCCGCGCGCCTCCACAGGCGAGGGCCCCGCAACCTTCACCTCAGCATCAACAAGTACTTCGGCTGCATCCAACACTTCCTCCAGAACCACACCTACAGCCCCTGCGCATGGGACCACGTCCGCCTCGAGGCTCACGCCTGCTTCCAGCGCATCCACCGCCTCACCCGCACCATGCGCTAAGAGGAGCCCCACACGCGCACCTCTGCCCTCATGCCTCCCTTCGCCCACCACACAGGGACGCTGACAAGAACTGACCGGAGCCCAGTGGCCAACACCACCCACCCCCTCcttatttaactatttatttcaaCCATGCCTCTCATCTATTTATTAGTAACTatttatgcaaaacaaataaagaccTTTTCTAAGAACCTGCCCAGTCCTACGGCAGCCCTCTCTCTGGCCCGGGGGCATCTGGACAATGCCCTCAGCTCCAGCCTTACGCTTCTGCTTAGCCCTCCAGTGCTCAGGCGCTTCCACTCAACCATCTCGGGAGAACCCCACCAACCACACTCGTCTCGCTCACTCCTCTCCCGGCCTGGCCCAGCCCGGGACACCTCTGCCAAcagtccctctccctctctctctccccccacgCCCTCGCAGCCACCACCCCCACACACTCAGcacctctctcctttccttctcccagcctccgtcagcacagcaggcacagctcgCTCtcgctctcctcctctcctacAACCTCCACAGCTTCAGCCACCGCAAACCTCTCCCTCCGCCACGCCACTGACGCCCTCACCAACACCACCCAAAACCCAGCGCTCCGCTCCTCAGACAACAAGCCCCTCCACAGCCCGCTGCCCGCTCTCCTACCCCGACCCACACGGCCAGGGAGCAGCGTGGCCTTCGCGCCTGGCCAGGCGCACGGCACGCTCGCGGGCACGACACACTCACTGCTCACAGCCAACACGGCTGCACGACAGGAATCTCCTCTGTCACTCAAGCTTCTCCTCTCGGGACAACATTACGCACATCCCTCACCAAGGCACACCACCCAACCTCATCTTTTCACCTTGCTGgggagaaatttaatgaaatagaaCACGGGCAGGTGGacagtcctgcagctgggcaagCACAGCTCCACACACCACCACAACTTGGGGACTGTCGTGCTGGAGAGCAGCGAAGGGGAAACGGACCCGCGGGTCCTGCTGGACAGCACGATGACCACCAGCCAGCTTGGGGTTGTGTGCTTGTGGCCAACAAGGCCAAAGGCATCCTGGGGCGTATTACAAGGGCTGTGCTTATCAGGTTGAGAGAGgctctcctccccctctactctgccctgctGAGACCACATCTGGAATATGCTCTGCGGTTCTCAGACCCTTACTTCAACTAAGGACACGcaactgcttgagagagtccagcacagagccacgAGGAccatgaagggactggagcatctcccttacCAAAAACGGCTGAGGCAGCTCGCTCTCTTCAGCTTGGAGAGGAGCACACTCGGGGGTGACCTTATTCATCTTTGTCAATGCGGGAAGGAcgagtgtcaggaggatggagccaggctctatCTACACataggacaaggagcaatgggtgcaagctggaatATTCACGTTACACCTCACGTTCCGTGTCAGTATGAGACAAAACTTCTTCACCGTGAGGCTcgcggagcactggaacaggctgacCACGGGAGTTGTGGAGTccccttctctggagacattcacaACCTGCCTGGATGCGCTCCTGTGCGACGTGATCTTAGTCTTCCTGCTCCGGCAGCGGGAACAGACTAGATGATCGGTCAAGGTCCCTTCTATCCCTCACATTCCGTGACTGTGTCActcacttcagcaaagctttccatACTTCCTCTCACAGTAGCCTTCCGGACAAAATGGACAGCAAACTGCTCCACGAGTACACAGGACGAGAGGACAGCAACCCCCAGACAAGGCGGCCTCAGAGGCTTACACTAAACGGCCTtacagcaggctggcagccagtcactaaCGGGATGCCCTAGGCCGACATTTCAGGGACGGCTCTCTCACGTGCCTTCATGAACaacctggatgcaggactcaaaGGCAGAACGAGTGACTTAGCCAACAACACTACACTCGCAGGAGGCACGCACTCCCGCAAGGACACACAGCCCTCGCACGCACCTCTTGGCAAACCAGAGGGCTGGGCACTCGCCAACCACCTCACGGGCACCAAGACCAAGCGCTGCCTTGGGCTGCACcggggacggggcaaccctgccTTCACGGACACACGGGGGGGAACACAGGCCGGACAGCGGCCCCACAGAAACACATCTCAGCCTTTGGGTCAACACCAAGTGCAagaggagccagcagcatgccctggcagaCAAAAGGGCCAGCCATTTCCTAGGCGGCCCCAGGCCCAGccagggaagggattgtcccactctgctctggggcagcctcacctccagcaccctCTGCACTTCTGGGTACCACAAAACAAGGGCATAAAGCTATTGGAGAACTTCCAAAGGAGGGAAACGGAGACCTGCAGAGGTCCAGAGGGCAAGACGTGCGAGCAGTGGATCAAGTCCCTCACTTTGTTCAGCCAACAACAGCAGGCCTCATGCCGGCATGCGGCTCCttcacgaggggagcagaggggcaggccctgagctctgctctctggggacagccacaGGACCCCAGCGAACGGCACCGAGCTGCCACAAGGAAGGCTCACGCTGCCTCTTCGGAAAAGCTTCTGCACAGAGAACGTAGCTGGGCACTGCAACACGCTCCACAGGGAGGTGCTCACGGACCTCAAGGACTGCTTGGACAAGGCTCTCACAAATACACACTTCGGGCTCCTCCTGCACGGACCCACGACTTGGACTACACCATCCTGGAGGGCCCCTTCACACGCACCATATACCATGGTTCTACGCTTCTTCTTGCCTCCTGACACATTCACAGCTTTCTTCACAGCCTTCTTCCCACAAGGACCAACAAACGCCTACACGCCATGACAGAGGAAAGAGCTCCTTGCCCTTCTACTGCTTCACAAATAaccaagagcaaaacaaagggGAAAGACAGACCACCAAAAAACAAGACCAATACAACCAGCAACACAAGCACAGCACCACAGACAATGCAGTGCCCTCTCTGCACACACTTCAAGATGGACTTGATGAGCTACCATCCCTCcaggtcttcaagaaacgcCTACATTCAGGACTTCATGGCAAGGGATACTGCTGGACTTTCACACAAGCTTAAGGGTTCAGCTACATGATCTTCGATGTCTTCCCCAACCTCAATGACTCCATGATGCTTGGGGGTCCTTTCATTTGCAGGACATGCTACCACAAACTCCCGCcccatcctaaaaaaaaaaaaaaaaacaaccacaaacacAAACCCAAGATACGGGTGATCCAACCAAGGACAAGGCACAGACGCCTTTGGGAAGCTCCATCCAGACGGACACTCTAAGCACAGGAACACAAGGGACACCTCTCCCCCAACAATTCCTGCCTACAGCAAGGCACTCGCACCAAGCAGATCACAACACCCCACACTCTGGAAACACATCGAAACCTGCAATGAACAActgagctgaaaggaaaaacgGAACACACGGGCAAAAGaagaccaagaagaaaaaacccAAACCTCACACTAGGCCATGACATAGGGAAAGTGCACCTCGGAAGGAAGAGCACTCTTGGCCAACGCTCAACTACTCTCCCTCAAGGCCAAAAGGGAAACACTACGAAAAGCACATCCGCAGCACAGCTGCGCCAGCACCCTCTCCCCAAGACTTTCACATCCCCCACACAAACACTAAGGACAGATTAACCACAACCTActcatcaaaaaaacaaaaacaaaacaaaacaccaaaaaaaaagccaaggacCTCCAAAACCTGTCCCAGGCTCGGGGGAAACTCACCAACGCACTTCCCTACACACCAAACCACCAACAACCTTGGTTCAGTCCACAGAAGACTAGCCTGA harbors:
- the LOC137848172 gene encoding interferon-like, giving the protein MPGPSAPPPPAIYSALALLLLFTPPANAFSCSPLRLHNSAFAWDSLQLLRDMAPSPTQPCPQQHAPCSFPDTLLDTNDTQQAAHTALHLLQHLFDTLSSPSTPAHWLHTARHDLLNQLQHHIHHLERCFPADAARLHRRGPRNLHLSINKYFGCIQHFLQNHTYSPCAWDHVRLEAHACFQRIHRLTRTMR